In one Cloacibacillus porcorum genomic region, the following are encoded:
- a CDS encoding TRAP transporter substrate-binding protein yields the protein MKSFKVMAVIALLLAAFSVQSADAATRWRVVTHAMPGTEQQKIAEDFCKTVKTLSKGELVIEPYAAGVLFPVFETFDNVANGVVDMAMVYGAYWTGKDPLFNLQTRPGCPLNTYAEGAYLDEKLEPFFSKLYAKHRIKYLGHIMESPIYEQLMSVVPINKISDIKGKKIRTSGFGALYYRALGATTVSLSAPEIYTAFQTKNIDAAEWTFWDENMRMGFHEVAKYVVDPAFQNGTCEYFPLVVNPGKWEKLPQHLKDIIIVARDRARYQSAMVYVAEVKAREKWKENSKIKIIRWSPEDEKKARETGLKLIVNECSKTPEGKEYLRIYRETLWELGYKQEAKFIGYTPKKK from the coding sequence ATGAAGAGTTTTAAGGTTATGGCAGTTATTGCGCTTCTTCTCGCGGCCTTTTCCGTGCAGAGCGCAGACGCGGCGACCAGGTGGCGCGTAGTAACCCACGCGATGCCCGGCACAGAGCAGCAGAAGATCGCCGAGGATTTCTGCAAGACGGTTAAGACGCTCTCTAAGGGCGAGCTGGTAATCGAGCCCTACGCGGCGGGAGTCCTCTTCCCGGTATTCGAGACCTTTGACAACGTGGCGAACGGCGTCGTTGATATGGCGATGGTATACGGAGCCTACTGGACGGGCAAAGATCCGCTCTTTAATCTTCAGACACGCCCTGGCTGCCCGCTCAACACCTACGCGGAGGGCGCTTATCTTGATGAAAAGCTCGAGCCCTTTTTCTCGAAGCTCTACGCCAAGCACCGTATCAAGTACCTTGGACATATCATGGAGAGCCCGATCTATGAGCAGCTGATGTCTGTCGTTCCCATCAACAAGATCTCCGACATCAAGGGCAAGAAGATCCGTACCTCCGGTTTCGGCGCGCTTTACTACCGTGCGCTTGGCGCGACGACCGTCTCGCTCTCCGCTCCTGAGATTTATACCGCCTTCCAGACGAAGAATATCGACGCCGCGGAATGGACCTTCTGGGATGAGAACATGCGTATGGGCTTCCACGAAGTCGCCAAGTATGTCGTCGATCCCGCCTTCCAGAACGGGACCTGTGAATATTTCCCGCTCGTTGTCAACCCCGGTAAATGGGAGAAGCTCCCGCAGCATCTAAAGGATATCATCATTGTCGCCCGTGACCGTGCCCGCTATCAGTCGGCGATGGTATACGTCGCCGAGGTGAAGGCGCGCGAGAAGTGGAAGGAAAATTCGAAGATCAAGATCATCAGATGGAGCCCCGAAGATGAGAAAAAGGCGCGTGAGACCGGTCTTAAGCTTATTGTCAACGAATGCAGCAAGACCCCCGAAGGAAAAGAGTATCTAAGAATATACCGCGAAACCCTGTGGGAGCTCGGCTACAAACAGGAGGCTAAGTTTATCGGCTACACGCCTAAGAAAAAATAA
- a CDS encoding TRAP transporter large permease, with translation MSSDLYPLLMFVLLFVLLAVGVPIAFSLAAVSIVFAYFLWGWGALNLLVSATWGSMNNFVIVAVPLFIYMAYILQKTNVVADLYDTIFKWSGGLRGGLAIATVIVGAILGAVSGVVAAGVIGLGLIGLPQMLKHGYNKKLALGCVLGGGTLGQLIPPSTNMVLYGCVTGVSIGGLFAGGLCAGGLLAVLYIGYVLIGALFNKDFAPALPLEERASWGEKFRSLWGVALPALLIAIVLGSILNGVATPTEAAAFGAAGAILIGLLNRRLTWDIVWSSCYETLSITAMVGWTMIGASAFGSVFSGLGGNSIIADMAMSMPGGATMVFFVSAAFIFFLGMFLEPGAIIFLAVPILAPILSQLGYDPLWVGLVFNVLLQCGYLSPPFGFSLFYLKGCAPNDVDIMEIYRAALPFLALQVVSVVLIFLFPNLVLWLPRLAMGR, from the coding sequence ATGTCAAGTGATCTTTATCCGCTGCTGATGTTTGTCTTACTCTTCGTACTGCTCGCAGTCGGAGTGCCGATAGCCTTTTCGCTGGCGGCGGTTTCCATAGTTTTCGCCTATTTTCTCTGGGGGTGGGGAGCTCTTAACCTGCTGGTCTCCGCGACCTGGGGCTCAATGAATAACTTCGTGATCGTGGCGGTGCCGCTCTTTATATATATGGCCTATATATTACAAAAAACTAATGTCGTCGCAGACCTCTATGACACTATTTTCAAGTGGTCCGGCGGGCTGCGCGGCGGCCTGGCGATCGCGACGGTCATCGTAGGCGCCATCCTTGGCGCGGTCTCAGGCGTCGTCGCTGCGGGCGTTATCGGTCTCGGGCTCATCGGCCTGCCGCAGATGCTCAAGCATGGATACAATAAAAAGCTTGCGCTTGGCTGTGTTCTTGGCGGCGGTACGCTCGGCCAGCTTATCCCACCAAGCACCAACATGGTTCTATACGGATGCGTGACGGGAGTCTCCATCGGCGGTCTTTTTGCCGGCGGGCTCTGCGCCGGCGGTCTGCTGGCGGTCCTGTACATCGGCTATGTGCTCATCGGGGCCCTTTTTAACAAAGATTTTGCGCCGGCGCTTCCGCTGGAAGAGCGCGCTAGCTGGGGCGAGAAATTCCGCTCGCTGTGGGGCGTGGCGCTTCCCGCGCTGCTCATCGCGATCGTTCTCGGTTCCATACTTAACGGTGTCGCTACGCCTACGGAGGCGGCGGCCTTCGGCGCGGCGGGCGCTATCCTCATCGGCCTGTTAAACAGACGCCTCACCTGGGATATCGTCTGGAGCTCCTGCTATGAGACGCTCTCGATCACGGCGATGGTCGGATGGACGATGATCGGCGCTTCGGCCTTCGGCTCGGTATTTTCCGGCCTCGGCGGTAACTCGATAATAGCCGATATGGCAATGAGCATGCCCGGCGGCGCGACGATGGTCTTCTTTGTATCCGCGGCCTTCATCTTTTTCCTGGGGATGTTCCTTGAGCCAGGCGCGATCATCTTCCTCGCGGTTCCCATTCTCGCGCCGATCCTCTCGCAGCTCGGTTATGACCCGCTCTGGGTTGGCCTTGTATTCAACGTGCTGCTGCAGTGCGGTTATCTCTCTCCTCCCTTCGGCTTCAGCCTCTTCTATCTCAAGGGCTGCGCTCCGAATGATGTGGACATCATGGAGATATACCGAGCCGCTTTGCCCTTCCTCGCCCTGCAGGTTGTATCTGTAGTATTGATCTTCCTATTTCCGAATCTCGTGCTTTGGCTGCCCAGACTTGCGATGGGACGCTAA
- a CDS encoding TRAP transporter small permease subunit, whose product MISLLILPLIVEIVYSTLKSFLFNDTPIWSFEVTIFLYGTFFMLGAAYCHMKKAHVAVEALAPYLSVKWRRRFAVFSEAVVLFVVLTLLVVSIPTAWRSTMMLERSTHQTPFNPHVWWYRWIIPISCLLLSYQSIRDMVGIITGRGTDKEREDALEEERSDVK is encoded by the coding sequence ATGATCTCTCTTTTAATTCTTCCGCTGATCGTTGAGATCGTCTACAGCACGCTGAAGAGCTTTTTGTTTAACGACACTCCTATCTGGAGTTTTGAGGTAACAATATTTCTTTACGGGACATTTTTCATGCTGGGGGCGGCCTATTGCCATATGAAAAAGGCTCATGTCGCCGTCGAAGCGCTTGCTCCCTATCTCAGTGTCAAATGGCGCAGGAGATTTGCCGTATTTTCAGAGGCGGTCGTCCTTTTTGTCGTCCTGACGCTTTTGGTTGTAAGCATTCCCACCGCCTGGCGCTCTACGATGATGCTTGAGCGTTCCACGCACCAGACTCCCTTCAATCCGCATGTGTGGTGGTACCGGTGGATCATACCTATTTCGTGCCTGCTTTTATCCTACCAGTCTATCCGTGATATGGTCGGGATTATTACCGGAAGAGGCACGGATAAGGAGAGGGAAGATGCTTTAGAGGAGGAACGCTCTGATGTCAAGTGA
- a CDS encoding helix-turn-helix domain-containing protein, which produces MLGSRIKKLRKERGATLKEVADATGLSQGYLSQIETDKVEPSISVLRKLASYYKVLMLYFFDTDPVDNIVVRKDERRIIGSPGDPLMYELLQHNVKNKKMECAIMRLAPHYQDPEGVYTSYPGEESFLVLSGTVEFEQEGSVYRLNEGDNIYYECSKPFRLFNPGDTEAVIVGVCTPPHRQIEDE; this is translated from the coding sequence TTGCTAGGAAGCCGCATTAAAAAACTTCGTAAAGAGCGCGGAGCCACACTGAAAGAGGTCGCGGACGCAACCGGCCTGTCGCAGGGCTACCTGAGCCAGATAGAGACGGACAAGGTCGAGCCTTCCATCTCCGTGCTCCGAAAGCTGGCCTCTTATTACAAGGTGCTCATGCTATATTTCTTTGACACCGATCCGGTGGATAATATTGTCGTCAGAAAAGATGAGCGCCGGATCATAGGCAGCCCCGGAGACCCTCTTATGTACGAACTGCTCCAGCACAATGTGAAAAATAAAAAGATGGAGTGCGCGATAATGAGGCTTGCTCCCCATTATCAAGACCCTGAGGGAGTGTACACCTCTTACCCCGGCGAAGAATCCTTCCTCGTCCTCAGCGGCACGGTGGAATTTGAGCAGGAGGGCAGCGTTTACAGGCTCAACGAGGGCGACAACATCTACTATGAATGCTCAAAGCCGTTCCGCCTCTTCAACCCCGGCGACACCGAGGCCGTTATAGTCGGCGTATGCACCCCGCCGCACCGACAGATAGAAGATGAGTAA
- the rmuC gene encoding DNA recombination protein RmuC: MPILIGIAALVVLAGIYVVMSLSRFRESAGAMEQAVRELLTRLQKMESRLDETEERLNGSLSAMRKEQREAAIEARAEQARGIGTFGDAQAKRIKEIGDMQRESFQSFSAQLTNLGESQATRIKEISGQQTESLAAFSTQLTNISRLNEEKLEAVRAAVEERLRELHKSNEEKLEKMRATVDEQLHSTLEKRLGEAFANVSERLEQVHKGLGEMRALTSDVGDLKKVLANVKVRGTWGEMQLRVLLEQLLTKEQYAENVATRPNRSERVEFAVILPGADDESGKVWLPIDSKFPIEDYQRLISASESGDSQQITEQQKALRLRVLEEAKAIHSKYIEPPFTTDFGILYLPIEGLYAEVLRIDGLCEQLSRDFRVVPAGPTTICALLNSLQMGFRTLAIEKRSSEVWVLLGKVKTEFEKFGEVLERTRQKIDQAGKELDKAGTRTRAINRALKNVQQLPVSGEEEFIQAEADNLEDE, from the coding sequence ATGCCGATATTGATTGGGATAGCGGCCCTTGTTGTTCTCGCGGGCATATACGTCGTAATGTCGCTCTCTCGCTTCCGCGAAAGCGCCGGCGCGATGGAGCAGGCCGTAAGAGAGCTGCTTACGCGGCTGCAAAAGATGGAGTCCAGGCTTGACGAGACTGAGGAGCGGCTGAATGGCAGCCTCAGCGCGATGCGTAAAGAACAGCGCGAGGCGGCCATCGAGGCCAGGGCCGAGCAGGCGCGCGGGATTGGCACCTTCGGCGACGCACAGGCTAAAAGGATCAAAGAGATAGGCGATATGCAGCGCGAAAGTTTCCAGAGCTTCTCCGCGCAGCTGACAAACCTCGGCGAGAGCCAGGCGACGCGCATAAAGGAGATCAGCGGACAGCAGACCGAGAGCCTCGCGGCCTTCTCGACCCAGCTGACGAACATCAGCCGCCTCAACGAGGAAAAGCTCGAGGCGGTGCGTGCCGCGGTCGAAGAGCGGCTGCGCGAGCTGCATAAAAGCAACGAAGAAAAACTTGAAAAGATGCGCGCCACCGTCGACGAGCAGCTCCACTCAACGCTGGAAAAGCGGCTTGGAGAGGCCTTCGCCAACGTCTCGGAACGCCTCGAGCAGGTGCATAAGGGGCTTGGCGAGATGCGCGCCCTGACCTCCGACGTCGGCGACCTGAAAAAGGTACTGGCTAACGTCAAAGTCCGCGGTACCTGGGGGGAGATGCAGCTTCGTGTTCTGCTGGAGCAGCTGCTCACTAAAGAGCAGTACGCCGAGAACGTCGCCACGCGTCCCAACCGGAGCGAACGCGTGGAATTTGCCGTGATCCTTCCCGGCGCCGACGATGAGAGCGGAAAAGTTTGGCTGCCGATAGACTCAAAATTCCCGATAGAGGATTACCAGCGCCTCATCTCCGCCTCGGAGAGCGGCGACAGCCAGCAGATAACGGAACAGCAGAAGGCGCTGCGCCTCCGCGTGCTTGAAGAGGCGAAGGCGATACACAGCAAATATATCGAACCTCCCTTCACGACCGACTTCGGCATCCTCTACCTGCCGATAGAGGGGCTCTATGCGGAGGTGCTGCGGATAGACGGCCTCTGCGAGCAGCTTTCGCGCGACTTCCGCGTCGTCCCCGCGGGCCCCACGACCATCTGCGCGCTGCTGAACAGTCTGCAGATGGGCTTCCGCACGCTCGCGATCGAAAAACGGTCGAGCGAGGTCTGGGTGCTTCTCGGCAAAGTAAAGACCGAATTTGAAAAATTCGGCGAAGTGCTCGAACGGACAAGGCAGAAGATAGACCAGGCGGGAAAAGAGCTGGACAAGGCCGGCACACGCACCAGAGCGATAAACCGCGCCCTGAAAAACGTCCAGCAGCTCCCGGTATCCGGCGAGGAGGAGTTCATCCAGGCCGAGGCCGACAATTTGGAGGATGAATGA
- a CDS encoding response regulator transcription factor: MIKLFIADDHELFREGLKSLLSREKDIEIVGSASDGLEAVNAVRRLKPEVVLMDVTMPNMNGIQATAKICSELPDIAVIVISMHNDRRFIAEALKAGARGYVLKESSPELMLDAIRTVSRNEVFFSPKVCTVLVSDYLRLLGNEEVGRASPLSEREMEVLQLLVKGRNGKQVADALSISKNTVDTHRRRIMDKLGCESMAELTKYAIREGFLTLE; encoded by the coding sequence ATGATAAAACTGTTTATCGCCGATGATCACGAGTTATTTCGCGAGGGGCTTAAGAGCCTGCTGAGCCGTGAAAAAGATATCGAGATAGTCGGCTCCGCCTCCGACGGCCTTGAGGCGGTGAACGCCGTTCGGCGGCTGAAACCGGAGGTCGTCCTGATGGACGTTACCATGCCGAATATGAACGGCATACAGGCGACGGCTAAGATATGTTCCGAACTGCCTGATATCGCCGTTATCGTCATCTCCATGCACAACGACAGGCGCTTTATCGCCGAGGCGCTGAAAGCCGGCGCGCGCGGCTATGTCCTGAAAGAGAGCTCCCCGGAGCTGATGCTTGACGCCATCCGTACCGTGAGCCGGAACGAGGTATTCTTCTCTCCGAAAGTCTGTACGGTGCTTGTCAGCGATTACCTGCGGCTGCTCGGCAATGAGGAGGTCGGCCGCGCGAGCCCTCTATCCGAACGCGAGATGGAGGTGTTGCAGCTCCTTGTCAAAGGGCGCAACGGCAAGCAGGTCGCCGACGCTCTCTCCATCAGTAAAAACACGGTCGATACCCACCGCCGCCGCATCATGGACAAGCTAGGCTGCGAGAGTATGGCCGAGCTTACAAAGTATGCGATACGCGAGGGTTTTCTGACGCTCGAATAA
- a CDS encoding sensor histidine kinase, giving the protein MVIENNFFEKFFFEQTFNPIALYKIEPDIGIRGSSAIIYIDVNSAYERVNKVKREEVAGKSFLEVWPNVEPCWSEIIERCVKEKHAVHCESESVYTDKYLEAIAFPLSDDRAATIFLDRTELKKSEAELKDKQKKLIEYQSMLRELATKLTISEETTRREIATDLHDSIGHSLLSLLLDLRKLKENYHRPNAAESILDGAIESTERMIAESRQLIFELSPPILLEVGITPALEALADKLLSPRDIKWSVSTRGQLKDYPADDAVCIILYRMSRELLVNVIKHAKAKHVHINVNRGPNKIQVVIEDDGVGMRKNFMPGRGNTGGLGLFSIRERLLHIGGDMRIVSNKDGTTVSLLAPLKLKVSDLREGADQ; this is encoded by the coding sequence ATGGTGATAGAAAATAACTTTTTTGAAAAATTCTTCTTTGAGCAGACATTCAACCCCATCGCCCTCTACAAGATAGAGCCGGATATTGGCATTAGGGGTTCGTCGGCAATAATATACATTGATGTGAACAGCGCATATGAACGTGTGAATAAGGTCAAGCGTGAAGAGGTGGCAGGCAAGAGCTTTCTGGAAGTATGGCCGAACGTTGAGCCATGCTGGTCCGAGATAATCGAACGCTGTGTGAAGGAGAAACATGCCGTCCACTGTGAGAGCGAGAGCGTCTATACCGATAAATATCTTGAGGCGATAGCCTTTCCCCTGTCAGACGACCGTGCGGCGACGATATTTCTTGACCGGACGGAGCTGAAAAAGTCGGAGGCTGAGCTGAAAGATAAGCAGAAAAAACTTATCGAGTACCAGTCGATGCTGAGGGAGCTGGCGACCAAGCTGACGATCAGTGAGGAGACTACCCGGCGCGAGATCGCGACGGACCTCCACGACAGCATCGGCCATTCGTTGCTATCGCTGCTGCTTGACCTGCGAAAGCTGAAAGAAAACTATCACCGGCCGAATGCGGCGGAATCAATTCTGGACGGCGCCATCGAGTCTACGGAGCGGATGATCGCGGAGAGCCGCCAGCTGATATTCGAGCTGAGTCCGCCGATTCTTCTTGAGGTCGGTATTACCCCGGCGCTGGAGGCGCTCGCGGATAAACTCCTGTCGCCGAGAGATATAAAATGGAGCGTTTCGACGAGGGGACAGCTTAAAGACTATCCGGCGGACGACGCCGTCTGTATCATACTGTACAGAATGTCGCGCGAGCTGCTGGTCAACGTCATCAAACACGCGAAGGCGAAGCATGTCCACATAAACGTCAACAGAGGACCGAATAAAATACAGGTCGTGATCGAAGACGACGGCGTCGGCATGAGGAAAAATTTCATGCCCGGCAGAGGCAACACCGGTGGTCTGGGATTATTCAGCATCAGAGAACGTCTCCTGCATATCGGAGGCGATATGCGAATCGTCTCCAACAAAGACGGAACGACGGTCTCTTTGCTTGCGCCGTTAAAATTAAAGGTAAGTGATCTGCGGGAGGGGGCCGATCAATGA